The following proteins come from a genomic window of Yinghuangia sp. ASG 101:
- a CDS encoding dipeptide ABC transporter ATP-binding protein translates to MTVSTEKPQPAAAGARSGTAAEPPSAAPLLRVRGLHVTFDSERGPVHAVRGVDFDLARGETLAIVGESGSGKSTTALALTRMLPPAGRISAGAVLLDNGPGDPLDLTAADEAALRRVRGARVGMIFQDPMTSLNPLLTVGRHLDEAMRAHGVRDKRARTARAVELLDLVGIPDPAKRMRDHPHQFSGGMRQRVMIALALANEPDLLLADEPTTALDPTVQAQILDLIERLSRDLGTATVLITHNMGVVARSAARVMVLYGGKVVEQGRTADVLTAPHHPYTAGLLRAVPRLDAAYGQRLRGIPGAPPDLAAPPAGCAFADRCTLATDQCRTEQPPSRVAAGRTVACWVSDGPVPDAAAESAAKQAPSVVARAAGTGDADGEPVVSIRSLGKVFRSRRNRVVALDDVSLDLARGETLGVVGESGSGKSTLVRTLVGVHPATSGSILLDGRDVTKPSRAELRALRRRVQMVFQDPYASLNPRMTVGAVIADPLVSQGIGTPAEHRRRVAELLERVGLDASAAGRYPRDFSGGQRQRIGIARALAPEPDVLICDEPVSALDVSVQAQVVNLLADLQADLGLSMIFIAHDLAVVRQISHRIAVMRAGRVVETGPAEELCARPRHPYTRGLLAAVPSPVPNTVAAAAA, encoded by the coding sequence ATGACCGTATCGACCGAGAAACCGCAGCCCGCGGCGGCCGGGGCACGCTCCGGTACGGCCGCCGAACCCCCGTCCGCGGCCCCGCTGCTGCGCGTGCGCGGCCTGCACGTCACCTTCGACTCGGAACGCGGCCCCGTGCACGCCGTGCGCGGCGTCGACTTCGACCTCGCGCGCGGCGAAACCCTCGCGATCGTCGGCGAGTCCGGGTCCGGCAAGTCCACGACGGCGCTCGCGCTGACGCGCATGCTGCCGCCCGCCGGGCGGATCAGCGCGGGCGCGGTGCTGCTCGACAACGGGCCCGGCGACCCGCTCGACCTCACCGCGGCCGACGAGGCCGCGTTGCGGCGGGTCCGTGGGGCACGCGTCGGGATGATCTTCCAGGACCCGATGACGTCGCTGAACCCGCTGCTGACCGTCGGCCGCCACCTCGACGAGGCGATGCGCGCGCACGGCGTGCGCGACAAGCGCGCCCGCACCGCGCGGGCGGTCGAACTCCTCGATCTCGTGGGCATCCCCGACCCCGCCAAGCGCATGCGCGACCACCCCCACCAGTTCTCCGGGGGCATGCGGCAGCGCGTCATGATCGCGCTCGCCCTGGCCAACGAGCCCGACCTCCTGCTCGCCGACGAGCCGACCACCGCGCTCGACCCGACGGTGCAGGCGCAGATCCTGGACCTCATCGAACGGCTGTCGCGCGACCTGGGCACCGCGACGGTGCTGATCACCCACAACATGGGCGTGGTGGCGCGGTCCGCCGCCCGCGTCATGGTGCTGTACGGCGGCAAGGTCGTCGAACAGGGCCGCACCGCGGATGTCCTGACGGCACCTCACCACCCGTACACCGCGGGGCTGTTGCGCGCGGTGCCCCGGCTCGACGCCGCGTACGGGCAGCGCCTGCGGGGCATTCCCGGAGCGCCGCCGGACCTGGCCGCGCCCCCGGCCGGGTGCGCGTTCGCGGACCGCTGCACCCTCGCGACCGACCAATGCCGCACCGAGCAGCCGCCGTCGCGCGTGGCGGCGGGCCGCACGGTGGCGTGCTGGGTGTCCGACGGCCCGGTGCCCGACGCCGCGGCCGAGTCCGCTGCGAAGCAGGCGCCGTCCGTGGTCGCCCGCGCGGCCGGCACGGGCGACGCCGACGGCGAACCGGTCGTCTCGATCCGCTCGCTGGGCAAGGTGTTCCGTTCGCGCCGCAACCGCGTGGTGGCGCTCGACGACGTGTCGCTCGACCTGGCACGGGGCGAAACCCTGGGCGTGGTCGGCGAGTCCGGCTCCGGGAAGTCGACGCTCGTACGCACCCTGGTCGGTGTGCATCCGGCGACGTCCGGGAGCATCCTCCTCGACGGCCGGGACGTCACCAAGCCCTCGCGCGCCGAACTGCGGGCGCTGCGGCGGCGCGTCCAGATGGTCTTCCAGGACCCGTACGCATCGCTCAACCCGCGCATGACGGTCGGCGCGGTCATCGCCGACCCCCTGGTCTCTCAGGGCATCGGGACGCCCGCCGAACACCGCCGCCGGGTCGCCGAACTCCTGGAGCGGGTGGGGCTGGACGCGTCCGCCGCGGGCCGCTACCCCCGCGACTTCTCCGGTGGCCAGCGCCAACGCATCGGCATCGCCCGGGCGTTGGCCCCGGAACCCGACGTGCTGATCTGCGACGAACCGGTGTCGGCGCTCGATGTCTCCGTCCAGGCGCAGGTGGTCAACCTGCTCGCCGACCTGCAGGCCGACCTGGGCCTGTCGATGATCTTCATCGCGCACGATCTGGCCGTCGTCCGGCAGATCTCGCACCGCATCGCGGTGATGCGCGCGGGCCGCGTCGTGGAGACCGGGCCCGCCGAGGAACTGTGCGCGCGTCCGCGGCACCCGTACACCCGCGGGTTGTTGGCCGCCGTCCCCAGCCCCGTGCCGAACACCGTCGCCGCTGCCGCGGCGTGA
- a CDS encoding ABC transporter permease, which yields MATEALATVPVAASKPRRIRNRYLRGLMTPRGITGLVLVGVVLVAGLAAPLLTSHDPNFQTAASLQDPGAAGHAWGTDEIGRDLLSRLLYGIRTDLLVVFAAVPIGLVIGCSLALVAITHRAADVAVQRLFDLLQSFPGLILGLTATAIMGPGKITIITVIVLVEIPGFGRMLRGAILVHREREYAVAARIGGAGPLRLLTRHVLPNAADPVVVQVAVSLSIAVILEGAMSFIGIGVRPPDPSLGGILAESRPYLEDHFTYALGPLVVITTLVVGLNLIAEALNRGARR from the coding sequence ATGGCTACCGAAGCACTCGCCACCGTCCCGGTCGCGGCGTCCAAGCCGCGCCGGATCCGCAACCGCTACCTGCGCGGCCTCATGACCCCGCGCGGCATCACCGGCCTCGTCCTGGTCGGAGTGGTCCTCGTCGCGGGCCTCGCCGCACCGCTGCTGACCTCGCACGACCCGAACTTCCAGACGGCGGCGTCGCTCCAGGACCCGGGGGCGGCCGGGCACGCGTGGGGCACCGACGAGATCGGCCGCGACCTGCTGAGCCGGCTGCTCTACGGCATCCGCACCGATCTTCTGGTGGTCTTCGCCGCGGTGCCGATCGGCCTGGTCATCGGCTGCTCGCTGGCCCTGGTCGCGATCACGCACCGGGCCGCCGACGTCGCGGTGCAGCGGTTGTTCGACCTGCTGCAGTCGTTCCCCGGCCTGATCCTGGGCCTGACCGCCACGGCGATCATGGGCCCCGGCAAGATCACCATCATCACCGTCATCGTGCTCGTGGAGATCCCCGGGTTCGGGCGCATGCTGCGCGGCGCGATCCTCGTGCACCGGGAACGCGAGTACGCCGTGGCCGCGCGGATCGGCGGCGCCGGCCCGCTGCGGCTGCTCACGCGGCACGTCCTGCCGAACGCGGCCGACCCGGTGGTGGTCCAGGTCGCGGTGTCGCTGTCGATCGCGGTGATCCTCGAGGGCGCGATGAGTTTCATCGGCATCGGGGTCCGGCCGCCCGACCCCTCGCTCGGCGGGATCCTCGCCGAGTCGCGGCCCTATCTGGAGGACCACTTCACCTACGCTCTCGGCCCCCTCGTGGTGATCACGACGCTGGTCGTGGGGCTCAACCTGATCGCGGAAGCACTCAACCGGGGAGCGCGACGATGA